From Pontibacter actiniarum, a single genomic window includes:
- the thiH gene encoding 2-iminoacetate synthase ThiH has product MSFKHIFNQLNWNEIKESIYAKTASDVERALMHPVRSLEDFKALISPAAAPYLEQMAALSQRLTQKRFGKTIQMYLPMYLSNECQNICTYCGFSLDNPTPRTTLTPEQILKEVEVIKSYGYDHVLLVTGEANKTVGVEYFKEVLQLIRPYFSHISMEVQPLDRQEYEQLIPLGLNTVLVYQETYHHEDYKKHHPKGKKSNFTYRLETPDRLGKAGVHKIGLGVLIGLEDWRTDSFFTALHLQYLERTYWQTKYSISFPRLRPFSGGLTPKVDMNDRELVQLICAYRIFNEEVELSLSTRESQHFRNNVVRLGITSISAGSKTDPGGYASGQQALEQFEISDERSPAEIVQMIRNQGYDAIWKDWDNVLG; this is encoded by the coding sequence ATGTCTTTTAAACATATATTCAACCAGCTCAACTGGAACGAGATAAAGGAAAGCATCTATGCTAAAACAGCATCAGATGTGGAGCGGGCATTGATGCACCCGGTCAGGAGCCTGGAAGATTTTAAAGCGCTTATCTCCCCGGCGGCGGCACCTTACCTGGAGCAGATGGCAGCTCTAAGTCAGCGGCTCACGCAGAAGCGTTTTGGCAAAACCATACAGATGTACCTGCCAATGTACCTCTCCAACGAGTGCCAGAATATCTGTACTTACTGCGGTTTTAGCCTGGATAACCCTACCCCTCGCACCACCCTCACCCCGGAGCAGATTCTGAAAGAAGTGGAGGTGATTAAAAGCTATGGCTACGACCATGTGCTGCTGGTAACAGGCGAGGCAAACAAAACAGTAGGTGTAGAATACTTTAAGGAGGTACTGCAACTGATCAGACCATACTTCTCGCACATCTCCATGGAAGTACAGCCGCTGGACAGGCAGGAGTATGAACAACTGATTCCGCTTGGCCTGAACACAGTGCTGGTGTACCAGGAGACCTATCACCATGAGGACTACAAAAAACATCACCCCAAAGGCAAGAAGTCAAACTTCACCTATCGCCTCGAAACACCCGACCGCCTTGGCAAAGCAGGTGTACATAAAATTGGGCTGGGCGTACTGATTGGGTTGGAGGATTGGCGCACCGATAGCTTCTTTACAGCGCTGCACCTGCAGTACCTGGAGCGTACCTACTGGCAAACCAAGTATAGCATCTCTTTCCCGCGTCTGCGCCCTTTCTCAGGTGGGCTGACACCCAAAGTAGACATGAACGACCGGGAGTTGGTGCAACTAATCTGTGCCTACCGTATCTTTAACGAAGAAGTGGAGCTATCGCTATCTACCCGCGAGAGCCAGCATTTCCGCAATAATGTGGTGCGGCTTGGGATTACCTCCATCAGTGCCGGCTCCAAAACCGATCCGGGCGGCTATGCCTCCGGGCAACAGGCGCTGGAGCAGTTCGAAATCAGCGACGAACGCAGTCCGGCAGAGATCGTACAGATGATCCGTAACCAAGGCTACGATGCCATCTGGAAAGACTGGGATAATGTGTTGGGGTAA
- a CDS encoding thiazole synthase — MTPLTIADKTFNSRLFTGTGKFSSGQQMEEALLASGSELVTVALKRVDVQNEQDDILSHLGHPQFNLLPNTSGVRNAKEAVFAAQLAREALETNWLKLEIHPDPKYLLPDPIETLKAAEELVKLGFVVLPYIHADPVLCKRLEEVGVAAVMPLGSPIGSNNGLQTRAFLEIIIQQSKVPVVVDAGIGAPSHAAEAMELGADAVLVNTAIAVSQQPVQMAKAFKMAVEAGRMAYEAKLAPVGVTAHASSPLTAFLDEL, encoded by the coding sequence ATGACACCACTAACCATCGCCGATAAAACTTTTAACTCCCGCCTCTTTACAGGCACAGGCAAGTTCAGCTCCGGCCAGCAAATGGAGGAAGCGCTGTTGGCCTCTGGCTCAGAATTGGTAACAGTAGCCCTGAAGCGCGTGGACGTGCAGAACGAGCAGGACGATATTCTATCGCACCTTGGGCACCCGCAGTTTAACCTGTTGCCTAATACCTCTGGCGTGCGCAACGCCAAAGAAGCTGTGTTTGCAGCGCAGCTAGCCCGGGAGGCTTTGGAGACAAACTGGCTTAAACTAGAAATTCACCCCGACCCCAAATACCTTCTTCCCGACCCTATTGAAACATTGAAAGCTGCAGAAGAACTGGTAAAGCTTGGCTTCGTGGTGCTGCCCTATATTCATGCTGACCCAGTATTGTGCAAGCGGCTCGAAGAAGTTGGCGTAGCCGCTGTGATGCCTTTGGGTTCGCCAATTGGCAGCAACAACGGCTTGCAAACACGTGCTTTTCTGGAAATCATCATACAACAGAGTAAGGTGCCGGTAGTGGTGGATGCCGGCATTGGTGCACCGTCGCATGCGGCGGAGGCCATGGAACTGGGGGCTGATGCGGTGCTGGTGAATACGGCCATTGCCGTGTCGCAACAGCCGGTGCAGATGGCAAAAGCCTTTAAAATGGCGGTAGAAGCAGGGCGGATGGCTTACGAAGCAAAGTTGGCTCCTGTTGGGGTAACGGCACATGCCAGCAGCCCACTCACCGCTTTTCTGGATGAGTTATAA
- a CDS encoding thiamine phosphate synthase, giving the protein MISKLHYITQETAKLTHAQAAEAACRAGAKWVQLRVKNQPYEVWKALAIQTKSICRHYGSTFILNDNPALAAEVGAAGVHLGKLDMSPAEARKLLGPTKIIGGTANTFEDIQQLVEQRVDYVGLGPYRFTTTKDNLSPILGLQGYAAILEQCKAAGITTPIIAIGGITAEDVPLLMPTGIHGIAVSSAITQAANRAAAISEIMQNLQPLPQHNL; this is encoded by the coding sequence ATGATCTCGAAACTACACTACATCACGCAGGAAACAGCTAAACTGACACATGCACAGGCTGCCGAGGCTGCCTGCAGAGCCGGTGCAAAGTGGGTGCAACTGCGCGTAAAGAACCAGCCTTACGAAGTATGGAAGGCCCTCGCGATACAGACGAAAAGCATCTGCAGGCACTACGGCAGCACGTTTATACTTAATGATAATCCTGCTTTGGCAGCAGAAGTAGGTGCAGCCGGTGTGCACCTGGGTAAGCTGGATATGTCACCGGCAGAAGCTCGTAAGCTGCTCGGCCCAACAAAGATTATTGGAGGCACGGCCAATACTTTTGAGGACATACAGCAGTTGGTGGAGCAAAGAGTAGATTATGTAGGCCTCGGCCCTTACCGCTTCACAACTACGAAAGACAACCTGAGTCCCATACTTGGCCTGCAAGGCTATGCCGCTATACTTGAGCAATGCAAAGCAGCTGGCATTACCACACCTATTATAGCTATTGGAGGCATTACCGCAGAGGATGTGCCACTACTTATGCCGACAGGCATACATGGTATTGCGGTTTCTTCGGCCATTACACAAGCTGCAAACAGAGCCGCCGCTATTTCTGAAATCATGCAAAACCTACAACCATTACCCCAGCACAACTTATGA
- a CDS encoding hydroxymethylpyrimidine/phosphomethylpyrimidine kinase — translation MPKQRPYTLTIAGFDPSGGAGLTADIKTFETLKVQGLNVCTAITYQHESEFEGLDWLNVEQLECQLTILLRKYKVPFAKIGLVPSMEILQQIIKLMQKLSPDTKLIWDPILKASAGFTFHEQVQAEQLKKLCKQLYLITPNWLEMQQLMPDTPAPEAAAQISQHCHVLLKGGHNQEKPGYDYLYYKGEAKPFRPKQQVQIGKHGSGCVLSAAITALLAKDYPLHKACRKAKDYTTRFLNSNSTLLGYHHF, via the coding sequence ATGCCAAAACAAAGGCCCTATACCCTCACCATCGCCGGATTTGATCCTAGCGGTGGTGCGGGCTTAACGGCAGATATCAAAACTTTTGAAACGCTGAAAGTGCAGGGACTTAATGTGTGCACCGCTATCACCTACCAGCACGAGTCGGAGTTTGAAGGGTTGGACTGGCTGAACGTGGAGCAGCTAGAGTGCCAGCTAACGATATTGTTGCGCAAGTATAAAGTGCCGTTTGCTAAAATCGGGTTGGTGCCAAGTATGGAAATACTGCAGCAGATAATTAAGCTGATGCAAAAGCTGTCGCCAGACACAAAGCTGATTTGGGACCCGATCCTGAAGGCCAGCGCAGGCTTCACTTTTCATGAGCAGGTGCAGGCGGAGCAGCTAAAAAAGCTTTGCAAGCAGCTGTACCTGATCACACCAAACTGGTTAGAGATGCAACAACTAATGCCTGACACACCTGCACCGGAAGCAGCCGCACAAATAAGCCAACACTGCCATGTGCTGCTAAAGGGAGGGCATAACCAGGAGAAGCCGGGGTATGATTACTTATACTATAAAGGTGAGGCAAAACCATTCCGGCCAAAGCAGCAGGTACAAATAGGCAAGCATGGCTCCGGCTGCGTGCTTTCAGCGGCCATCACGGCACTACTGGCGAAAGATTACCCGTTGCACAAAGCTTGCCGCAAGGCCAAAGATTATACTACCCGTTTCCTCAACAGCAATAGCACTTTGTTAGGCTATCACCATTTTTAA
- the thiC gene encoding phosphomethylpyrimidine synthase ThiC: MRQDKTPTASAITRTPFPASRKVYVPGQLHNIKVAMREITLEDTVTKFLGVEEREQNPPVTVYDTSGPFTDPEVEIDVRQGLARLREEWIVSRGDVEQLPGITSAYGQERLNDASLDALRFQHLSKPYRAKAGQNVTQLHYARKGIITPEMEYIAIRENQRLAENAEMGHQHAGNSFGANTPKGFITPEFVRQEVAAGRAVIPSNINHPESEPMIIGRNFLVKINANIGNSAVTSSIEEEVEKAVWACRWGADTIMDLSTGKNIHETREWIIRNSPVPIGTVPIYQALEKVNGKAEDLTWEIFRDTLIEQAEQGVDYFTIHAGVLLRYVPLTANRVTGIVSRGGSIMAKWCLAHHKENFLYTHFEEICEIMKAYDVAFSLGDGLRPGSIADANDAAQFSELETLGELTKIAWKHDVQVIIEGPGHIPMHLIKENMDKQLEVCGEAPFYTLGPLTTDIAPGYDHITSAIGAAMIGWYGTAMLCYVTPKEHLGLPNKKDVKDGVITYKLAAHAADLAKGHPGAQYRDNALSKARFEFRWQDQFNLALDPDTAREYHDETLPAEGAKVAHFCSMCGPHFCSMKITQEVRDYARTKGASEEEALQQGMAEQAETFKAKGAEIYS, translated from the coding sequence ATGAGACAAGACAAAACTCCTACCGCCAGCGCCATTACGCGCACGCCTTTCCCGGCATCACGCAAAGTATACGTTCCGGGCCAGCTGCATAATATTAAAGTAGCCATGCGCGAAATAACGCTGGAAGATACTGTAACCAAGTTTCTGGGTGTAGAGGAGCGCGAGCAAAACCCACCTGTAACGGTTTATGACACCAGCGGCCCTTTTACCGATCCAGAAGTTGAAATTGATGTGCGCCAGGGTCTGGCAAGGCTCCGCGAAGAGTGGATTGTGAGCCGTGGTGATGTGGAGCAGCTACCCGGTATCACCTCAGCATATGGACAGGAGCGCCTGAACGATGCCAGCTTAGATGCCTTGCGCTTTCAGCACCTGAGCAAGCCTTACCGAGCCAAAGCAGGTCAGAATGTGACGCAGCTGCACTATGCCCGCAAAGGTATCATCACTCCTGAAATGGAGTACATTGCCATACGTGAGAACCAGCGCCTGGCTGAGAATGCGGAGATGGGGCACCAGCACGCTGGCAACAGTTTTGGCGCGAACACACCTAAAGGCTTCATCACACCAGAGTTTGTGCGCCAGGAGGTAGCCGCCGGTCGAGCTGTTATACCTTCTAATATCAACCACCCTGAAAGCGAGCCGATGATCATTGGGCGAAACTTTCTGGTGAAGATAAACGCCAACATCGGTAACTCAGCTGTCACATCAAGTATAGAAGAAGAAGTGGAGAAAGCCGTATGGGCTTGCCGTTGGGGTGCCGACACCATCATGGACCTCTCTACTGGTAAGAACATCCACGAAACCCGCGAATGGATTATCCGCAACTCCCCTGTTCCGATTGGCACCGTACCGATTTACCAGGCGCTGGAGAAAGTAAATGGCAAAGCCGAAGACCTGACTTGGGAGATTTTCCGCGATACGCTCATAGAGCAGGCAGAACAGGGTGTGGATTATTTTACCATACATGCTGGTGTGCTGCTGCGCTACGTGCCGCTTACCGCTAATCGTGTAACAGGCATTGTGTCCAGAGGTGGTTCTATTATGGCGAAGTGGTGCCTGGCGCATCATAAAGAGAATTTCCTGTACACGCACTTCGAGGAGATCTGCGAAATCATGAAAGCCTATGATGTGGCTTTCTCTTTGGGTGATGGCTTGCGACCAGGCTCTATTGCTGATGCCAACGATGCTGCTCAGTTCTCAGAACTGGAGACACTAGGTGAGCTGACTAAGATTGCCTGGAAGCATGATGTACAGGTGATTATTGAAGGCCCGGGACACATACCGATGCACCTTATTAAAGAGAACATGGATAAGCAGCTGGAAGTATGCGGCGAGGCGCCATTTTATACCTTAGGTCCGCTTACCACCGACATCGCTCCCGGCTACGATCACATTACTTCAGCCATTGGTGCTGCCATGATTGGTTGGTACGGCACTGCCATGCTCTGCTATGTAACACCAAAAGAACACCTTGGCCTGCCGAACAAAAAGGATGTAAAGGATGGTGTGATCACCTACAAACTGGCCGCCCACGCCGCCGACTTAGCCAAAGGCCACCCCGGTGCACAGTACCGCGACAATGCCTTGAGCAAAGCCCGTTTCGAGTTCCGCTGGCAAGACCAGTTCAACCTTGCCCTCGACCCAGATACAGCCCGCGAGTACCACGACGAAACACTACCTGCCGAAGGTGCCAAAGTTGCCCACTTCTGCTCAATGTGTGGCCCTCACTTCTGCTCTATGAAAATTACGCAGGAGGTTCGGGATTATGCAAGAACAAAAGGAGCATCAGAAGAGGAAGCCCTGCAGCAAGGCATGGCTGAACAGGCAGAGACTTTCAAAGCGAAAGGAGCGGAGATTTACTCTTAG
- the thiS gene encoding sulfur carrier protein ThiS — MTIFLNNQAKELSEPSSVSALLQLLQLEQQRGIAVAINDQVVPRSNWDSYLLQPNDRLTLIRATQGG; from the coding sequence ATGACAATTTTCTTAAACAACCAAGCTAAGGAGCTCTCTGAGCCTTCCTCTGTATCTGCTTTGCTTCAGCTTTTGCAACTAGAGCAACAGCGTGGCATTGCCGTGGCCATTAACGACCAGGTAGTACCCCGAAGCAACTGGGATTCTTACCTGCTGCAGCCCAACGACAGGCTCACCCTCATCCGTGCCACCCAGGGCGGATGA
- a CDS encoding aminopeptidase P N-terminal domain-containing protein, whose protein sequence is MKYHPIGQELFINHRHNFVKQLKPGAIAIFHSNDVMPTNADGTMPFRQNSDLFYLSGIDQEESILVLFPDNKNEKLQELLFIRETNEHILTWEGYKLTKEQARETSGIAAVYWTHQFEQVLHSLIFEAERVYLNSNEHLRAVVEVETRDARFIRRIKELYPLHKYERSAPIMHQLRAVKSGREVELIQEACDITEKAFRRLLGFIKPGVMEYEIEAELYHEFLRNRSRGPAYAPIIASGENACILHYVENSRECKDGDLVLMDFGAEYANYAADLTRTVPVSGKFTKRQREVYDSVLTVMKAATRMLVPGNTLDQYHKFVGTVMENELIKLGLLNESDVRNQDPERPLYKKYFMHGTSHHLGLDVHDVGNRFRPFEEGMVFTCEPGIYIWEEGIGIRLENDILITHNGPKDLMENIPIEADDIERLMGK, encoded by the coding sequence ATGAAATACCACCCTATCGGACAGGAGCTGTTTATCAACCACCGCCATAACTTTGTAAAACAGCTTAAGCCAGGTGCCATCGCCATCTTCCACTCCAACGATGTGATGCCGACAAACGCTGACGGCACCATGCCGTTCCGGCAGAACAGCGACCTTTTCTACCTGTCAGGCATTGACCAGGAGGAAAGCATCCTGGTGCTCTTCCCCGACAACAAGAATGAAAAGCTGCAGGAGCTGCTGTTTATACGCGAGACCAACGAGCACATCCTCACCTGGGAAGGCTATAAGCTGACGAAGGAGCAGGCCCGGGAAACATCGGGGATAGCGGCTGTGTACTGGACGCACCAGTTTGAGCAGGTGCTGCACTCGCTTATATTCGAGGCAGAGCGCGTGTACCTGAACAGCAACGAGCACCTGCGCGCCGTGGTGGAGGTAGAAACCCGCGATGCCCGCTTTATCAGGAGAATAAAAGAGCTTTACCCGCTGCACAAGTATGAGCGCAGCGCGCCCATCATGCACCAGCTGCGGGCCGTAAAGTCGGGGCGGGAGGTAGAATTGATTCAGGAGGCCTGCGACATCACCGAAAAAGCCTTCAGAAGATTACTTGGCTTTATAAAACCAGGCGTGATGGAGTATGAGATAGAGGCGGAACTGTACCATGAGTTTCTGCGCAACCGCTCCCGCGGTCCGGCCTACGCGCCTATTATCGCCTCCGGCGAAAATGCCTGCATCCTGCATTATGTAGAAAACAGCCGCGAGTGCAAAGACGGTGACCTGGTGCTGATGGATTTCGGCGCGGAGTACGCCAACTACGCAGCAGACTTAACCCGTACCGTGCCGGTAAGCGGCAAGTTTACCAAGCGCCAGCGCGAGGTGTACGACTCGGTGCTGACAGTGATGAAAGCGGCGACCCGCATGCTGGTGCCCGGCAACACGCTGGACCAGTACCACAAATTTGTGGGCACCGTGATGGAGAATGAGCTCATCAAGCTCGGGCTCCTGAACGAGAGCGACGTGCGCAACCAGGACCCGGAGCGGCCACTTTATAAAAAGTACTTTATGCACGGCACCTCGCACCACCTGGGGCTGGATGTGCATGATGTGGGCAACCGCTTTCGGCCGTTTGAGGAGGGGATGGTCTTTACCTGCGAGCCCGGCATCTACATTTGGGAGGAAGGTATCGGCATCCGGCTGGAGAACGATATCCTCATCACGCACAACGGGCCGAAAGACCTGATGGAAAACATTCCGATAGAGGCCGACGATATTGAGCGGCTAATGGGCAAATAA
- a CDS encoding OmpA family protein gives MASPGLFAQSSDQKTNLQIYGSALQYKGDITGDDGFSDLEWGGGISLNRYLSPSFDAGLHLTYGSTEDKGEGTYSGSSFDAQMGTVMLGLRLKMYGTILKEDAFIGPYLQVAGGGAWAKTDANAPAGGPAVHNDDKFFTMAGRAGAGIRFRFSDAVSAFVETNYMIMGQDKIDGYDVGDNDQFLMHNVGLGFSLGKAKDTDMDGVPDRRDDCPDTPTGVQVDKNGCPVDTDGDGVPDYQDECPSEAGVANLNGCPDRDGDGIADKNDQCPDEAGTAATNGCPDADNDGVADANDNCPDTPAGVQVGADGCPVDSDGDGVPDNEDACPNSAGTAATKGCPELDEATLKLIDEKVRFEFDKARVQDAYKQLLDSVIVALQKYPDHVLLIKGHADFIGSEEYNQALSERRAEAVKEYLIQQGVQNPDRLVTKGYGETQPLVKVNERLSRRRTETARRINRRVGFELNTPDLQLNME, from the coding sequence ATGGCAAGCCCCGGATTATTTGCGCAAAGCTCTGATCAAAAGACAAACCTTCAAATATACGGGAGTGCCTTGCAGTATAAAGGCGATATAACAGGCGATGATGGCTTCAGTGACCTTGAGTGGGGTGGGGGCATCTCCTTGAACCGCTATTTGAGCCCATCTTTTGATGCAGGCCTGCACCTGACTTATGGTAGCACGGAAGACAAAGGCGAAGGGACTTATTCCGGTTCCTCTTTCGACGCACAAATGGGTACCGTTATGCTGGGCCTGCGCCTGAAAATGTATGGTACTATCCTGAAGGAGGATGCCTTTATCGGCCCTTACCTGCAGGTAGCAGGTGGCGGCGCCTGGGCTAAAACCGATGCCAATGCCCCTGCCGGAGGTCCTGCCGTGCATAACGACGATAAGTTCTTTACCATGGCTGGTAGAGCCGGAGCCGGTATCCGTTTCCGTTTCTCAGATGCCGTGAGCGCTTTCGTGGAGACCAACTACATGATTATGGGCCAGGATAAAATTGACGGCTACGATGTAGGGGATAACGACCAGTTCCTGATGCACAACGTGGGCCTTGGCTTTAGCCTCGGTAAGGCGAAAGACACAGACATGGACGGTGTGCCGGACAGAAGAGACGACTGCCCTGACACCCCGACCGGCGTGCAGGTGGACAAGAACGGCTGCCCTGTTGACACAGACGGTGACGGTGTGCCGGATTACCAGGATGAGTGTCCGTCAGAGGCTGGCGTAGCCAACCTGAACGGCTGCCCTGACAGAGACGGCGACGGTATTGCCGACAAGAATGACCAGTGCCCTGACGAAGCAGGTACTGCTGCTACAAACGGTTGCCCTGACGCAGACAACGACGGCGTGGCTGATGCCAACGACAACTGCCCTGATACGCCGGCCGGCGTGCAAGTGGGTGCCGACGGTTGCCCTGTAGATTCAGACGGTGACGGTGTGCCGGATAACGAAGATGCCTGCCCTAACTCTGCCGGTACTGCCGCTACAAAAGGCTGCCCTGAGCTGGATGAGGCTACTCTGAAGCTGATCGACGAGAAAGTGCGCTTCGAGTTTGACAAGGCACGTGTACAGGATGCCTACAAGCAACTGCTTGACAGCGTAATTGTGGCCCTGCAGAAATACCCTGACCACGTACTGCTGATCAAAGGCCACGCTGACTTCATCGGTAGCGAGGAGTACAACCAGGCACTGTCTGAGCGCAGAGCTGAGGCTGTGAAGGAGTACCTGATACAGCAAGGCGTACAGAACCCGGACAGACTGGTAACCAAAGGCTACGGTGAGACCCAGCCGCTGGTGAAAGTTAACGAGCGCCTGTCCAGACGCAGAACCGAGACTGCCCGTAGGATAAACCGTAGGGTAGGGTTCGAGCTCAACACGCCGGACTTGCAGCTGAATATGGAATAA
- a CDS encoding LLM class flavin-dependent oxidoreductase, producing the protein MSTPKNLRLSVLDQSPVRKHGSAQQAIKETVSLAQMTEKWGYTRFWVSEHHNTRALAGSTPEVLIAHLAAQTKRIRLGSGGVMLPHYSALKVAENFKMLETLYPGRIDLGLGRAPGTDRLTAAALNPYNDFNEAAFMQQLKDLGHYLHDTFEPGDVTEKIRATPVAPSVPPVWMLSSSGQSGLFAAHFGFAFSFAHFINPVGGPKMVQAYKDHFESSAFLQEPAANVGVFVLCADTAEKAQELQSTMDLLMLRIEKGISAGVPPYEDVQKQQYSEAEQQRISFNRQRVVSGTKEQVKQQLEALAAQYGVEELVVVTITHSFEDRLRSYELLAEAFELEEQSVAATAT; encoded by the coding sequence ATGAGCACACCAAAGAACCTTCGCCTAAGCGTGCTGGACCAGTCTCCGGTCAGGAAGCATGGCAGCGCCCAACAAGCTATAAAGGAAACAGTATCGCTGGCCCAGATGACGGAGAAGTGGGGCTACACCCGCTTTTGGGTGTCGGAGCACCATAACACCCGCGCCCTGGCCGGCTCCACGCCCGAAGTGCTGATTGCCCACCTGGCAGCGCAAACCAAACGTATACGCCTGGGCTCCGGCGGCGTGATGCTGCCCCACTACAGCGCCCTGAAAGTGGCGGAGAACTTTAAGATGCTGGAAACGCTTTACCCCGGCCGCATAGACCTCGGGCTCGGCCGCGCCCCGGGCACCGACAGGCTGACGGCCGCCGCCCTGAACCCTTACAACGACTTCAACGAAGCGGCTTTTATGCAGCAGCTCAAGGACCTGGGGCATTACCTGCACGACACCTTCGAGCCCGGAGACGTCACCGAGAAGATACGCGCGACACCTGTGGCTCCCTCCGTTCCACCGGTGTGGATGCTGAGCAGCAGCGGGCAAAGCGGCCTGTTTGCCGCGCACTTCGGCTTTGCCTTCTCCTTTGCCCATTTCATAAACCCTGTCGGCGGGCCCAAAATGGTACAGGCCTACAAAGATCATTTTGAGTCCTCTGCCTTCTTACAAGAGCCAGCGGCCAATGTGGGCGTTTTTGTGCTCTGCGCCGATACAGCGGAAAAGGCGCAGGAACTGCAAAGCACGATGGACCTCCTGATGCTGCGCATCGAGAAGGGGATCAGCGCCGGTGTGCCGCCTTATGAGGACGTGCAGAAGCAACAGTATTCCGAGGCCGAGCAGCAGCGCATCTCCTTTAACCGCCAGCGAGTGGTTAGTGGCACAAAAGAGCAGGTAAAACAGCAGCTGGAAGCCTTAGCCGCACAGTATGGCGTGGAGGAGCTGGTTGTGGTAACCATTACGCACAGCTTTGAAGACCGCCTGCGCTCCTATGAGCTGTTGGCAGAGGCGTTTGAACTGGAAGAGCAAAGTGTGGCCGCAACTGCCACCTGA
- a CDS encoding aspartate carbamoyltransferase catalytic subunit produces MQELSVRHLLGIKDITPQDIQLIFETADNFKDVLNRPIKKVPSLRDITIANVFFENSTRTRLSFELAEKRLSADVINFSSSSSSVKKGETLLDTVNNILAMKVDMIVMRHSSPGAPHFLSKHIPANIVNAGDGTHEHPTQALLDSFSIRERLGEVAGKKVVIIGDILHSRVALSNIFALQKQGAEVMVCGPITLLPKYIKELGVKVETDVRKALAWCDVANVLRIQLERQQMKYFPSLREYTLYYGIDKKMLDSLNKEIVLMHPGPINRGVELSSDAADSHHSIILNQVENGVAVRMAVLYLLAQKG; encoded by the coding sequence ATGCAAGAGCTCAGCGTCCGGCACCTGTTAGGCATCAAAGACATTACCCCGCAAGACATCCAACTCATTTTTGAGACAGCAGACAATTTTAAGGATGTCCTGAACAGGCCCATCAAGAAAGTGCCTTCGCTGCGCGATATCACCATCGCCAACGTGTTCTTCGAGAACTCCACGCGCACCAGGCTGTCGTTTGAGCTGGCCGAGAAGCGGCTCTCTGCCGATGTGATCAACTTCAGCAGCAGCAGCAGCTCCGTTAAAAAAGGCGAGACCCTGCTCGACACCGTGAACAACATCCTGGCCATGAAGGTGGACATGATTGTGATGCGCCACTCCAGCCCCGGCGCGCCGCACTTCCTGAGCAAGCACATTCCGGCCAACATCGTGAACGCCGGCGACGGCACCCACGAGCACCCGACCCAGGCCCTGCTCGACTCTTTCTCCATCAGGGAAAGGCTGGGAGAAGTGGCAGGCAAAAAGGTGGTGATCATTGGCGATATCCTGCACTCGCGCGTGGCGCTGTCTAACATCTTCGCACTGCAGAAGCAGGGGGCCGAGGTAATGGTTTGCGGACCGATCACGCTGCTGCCAAAGTACATCAAAGAGCTCGGGGTGAAGGTAGAGACGGATGTGCGCAAGGCCCTGGCCTGGTGCGATGTGGCAAACGTGTTGCGCATCCAGCTGGAGCGCCAGCAAATGAAGTACTTCCCGTCGCTGCGCGAGTACACCCTCTACTACGGCATAGACAAAAAGATGCTGGACAGCCTGAATAAGGAGATTGTGCTGATGCACCCCGGCCCTATTAACCGTGGTGTGGAACTCAGCTCTGATGCCGCCGACTCTCACCACTCCATTATCCTGAACCAGGTGGAGAACGGGGTGGCGGTGCGCATGGCTGTACTCTACCTTCTGGCTCAGAAAGGATAG
- the pyrR gene encoding bifunctional pyr operon transcriptional regulator/uracil phosphoribosyltransferase PyrR: MQKRLIVNQQLLEIMVMRLCHQLIENHGDFSDSVILGLQPRGKYVAQRIQSTLSSILGKQVPTGLLDTTFYRDDFRRRDTPLAANATKIDFLVEGKKVILVDDVLYTGRSVRAALDAMIAFGRPANVELLVLVDRLYTRHLPIQPTYVGHQVNSLQSQRVLVEWKEQQANEDAIWLVTKSDE, translated from the coding sequence ATGCAGAAAAGACTCATCGTAAACCAGCAACTGCTCGAAATCATGGTGATGCGCCTGTGCCACCAGCTCATCGAGAACCACGGCGATTTTTCTGATTCTGTTATCCTGGGCCTGCAACCGCGCGGCAAGTACGTAGCGCAGCGCATCCAGAGCACGCTGTCGTCCATCTTGGGCAAGCAAGTACCCACAGGCCTCCTCGACACCACTTTTTACCGCGATGATTTCCGCAGGAGAGACACGCCGCTTGCCGCCAACGCCACGAAAATAGATTTTCTGGTGGAGGGCAAAAAGGTGATCCTGGTGGACGATGTGCTTTACACCGGCCGATCGGTACGCGCCGCCCTGGATGCCATGATCGCCTTTGGGCGACCAGCCAACGTAGAGCTGCTGGTGCTGGTAGACCGCCTCTACACGCGCCATTTGCCCATCCAGCCCACTTATGTGGGCCACCAGGTAAACTCGCTGCAAAGCCAGCGCGTGCTCGTGGAGTGGAAAGAGCAGCAAGCCAACGAAGACGCCATCTGGCTAGTTACTAAATCCGACGAATAA